A genome region from Lytechinus pictus isolate F3 Inbred chromosome 14, Lp3.0, whole genome shotgun sequence includes the following:
- the LOC129283848 gene encoding BEN domain-containing protein 5-like: protein MTESEDDDCPGPSQQKRKLEEEQHLNKEKTITAKKSKDAALKNIMAKKINERSNSSSFASSMSTSKTTKTAVVKKTNTTTTTPVIPSNSSNSSCANCKIQSSKLKKLTEKNESLEEEVARLSELNRRLQVEVLDKFNTVTGISTATTGRTSQTGQTPGISAADDPARKDSEVKYMAQDGQVSLGEGIKIPKEKFDTIASETRNSLVVKNMAVAIWGTETLRNRSVTGKASNRFKERQPLPALEPAKVKALKDFFEYHLGKQPLQPAEKHKEMKEFSRYLREKIQDLKPKKLAPTVAEDQ, encoded by the exons ATGACAGAGTCAGAGGATGATGACTGTCCAGGTCCATCTCAACAGAAGAGGAAGCTGGAGGAAGAACAACATCTTAAT AAAGAAAAGACTATCACAGCAAAGAAAAGTAAAGATGCTGCCTTGAAAAATATCATGGCTAAAAAGATTAACGAGAGGAGCAACTCCTCGTCATTTGCCTCAAGTATGAGTACAAGTAAGACTACAAAAACGGCTGTAGTAAAAAAGACGAACACAACGACCACCACTCCTGTCATCCCTTCCAATTCTTCCAATTCTTCCTGTGCAAACTGTAAGATTCAGTCttcaaaactaaaaaaactGACTGAAAAAAACGAATCCCTCGAGGAAGAGGTGGCCCGTCTATCTGAATTAAACAGGAGGCTCCAAGTTGAGGTCTTGGACAAGTTTAATACAG TGACTGGAATAAGCACAGCTACGACTGGAAGAACTTCCCAGACGGGCCAGACCCCAGGCATTTCAGCTGCAGATGATCCAGCTAGGAAAGATTCAGAAGTCAAATATATGGCTCAAGACGGACAG GTTTCCTtgggggaaggaataaaaatcCCGAAGGAAAAGTTCGATACAATTGCTAGTGAGACTCGCAATTCTTTAGTCGTCAAGAACATGGCCGTCGCCATATGGGGGACAGAGACTTTGAGGAATCGATCAGTCACTGGAAAGGCAAGCAATCGGTTCAAGGAAAGGCAGCCTCTTCCAGCTCTAGAACCTGCAAAGGTCAAGGCTCTGAAAG ATTTCTTCGAATATCATCTGGGGAAGCAGCCCCTTCAACCTGCAGAAAAAcacaaagaaatgaaggaaTTCTCAAGGTACCTAAGGGAAAAAATTCAAGACCTGAAACCGAAAAAATTGGCTCCGACGGTTGCTGAAGATCAGTAA